The proteins below are encoded in one region of Paeniglutamicibacter cryotolerans:
- a CDS encoding Trm112 family protein — MSNISPQLLSVLRCPVTGSPLVQEGDELLSTVAGADGVPVHYPITNGIPVLLKPSDSSGEH, encoded by the coding sequence ATGTCGAACATTTCTCCCCAGCTGCTTTCAGTCCTGCGTTGCCCGGTCACCGGCTCGCCCCTGGTCCAGGAGGGCGACGAACTGCTCTCCACCGTTGCCGGAGCAGACGGGGTGCCCGTGCACTACCCGATCACCAACGGCATTCCGGTACTGCTCAAGCCCTCCGATTCATCCGGGGAACACTGA
- a CDS encoding metallopeptidase family protein — MEPHLSIDLSQADAPGSTRPFIRRRRNRHGRGLRGSLMHQDLPGARTRLERFEDLVAESIERLGELWGETVIGIDFRIEQTPGRKVLDKAAATGTRVPLGKALAATPRRGARATIFRRPVEELSPSAMELPDVVHDAVVELVAELMAKDPEEVDPGYGRWNRPGR; from the coding sequence ATGGAACCGCATCTTTCCATCGACCTCTCACAGGCCGATGCCCCCGGCAGCACCCGCCCCTTCATCCGGCGCCGACGCAATCGGCACGGGCGCGGGTTGCGCGGCTCACTGATGCACCAGGACCTGCCCGGGGCCCGGACCCGGCTCGAACGCTTTGAGGACCTGGTCGCGGAGTCGATCGAACGGCTCGGCGAGCTCTGGGGCGAGACGGTAATCGGCATCGACTTCCGGATCGAGCAGACACCCGGGCGCAAGGTGCTGGACAAGGCGGCTGCCACCGGCACGCGGGTGCCGCTGGGCAAGGCCTTGGCGGCGACGCCCCGGCGCGGGGCCCGGGCGACCATCTTCCGCCGCCCGGTGGAGGAGCTGAGCCCCTCCGCGATGGAGCTGCCCGACGTGGTCCACGACGCGGTGGTCGAGCTGGTCGCCGAGCTGATGGCCAAGGACCCCGAAGAGGTCGATCCCGGCTACGGACGCTGGAACCGGCCCGGCCGCTAG
- a CDS encoding DUF3499 domain-containing protein → MGSLRNCSRSACRQSAVATLTYVYADSTAVLGPLATYAEPHCYDLCDIHAERLTVPRGWNVLRLQMPGRARVAADDLYALADAVRESVPAPAPEPAQSRSNAERLEAPAGADMTRRHLRVLREEH, encoded by the coding sequence GTGGGATCCCTAAGAAACTGTTCGCGTTCAGCATGCCGCCAATCCGCCGTGGCCACCCTGACGTACGTGTATGCCGACTCGACGGCGGTGCTCGGTCCGCTGGCGACTTACGCCGAACCGCACTGCTATGACCTGTGCGACATTCATGCGGAACGGCTCACTGTTCCCCGCGGCTGGAACGTGCTGCGCCTTCAAATGCCCGGCCGTGCCCGGGTCGCCGCCGATGACCTCTATGCGCTGGCCGATGCCGTGCGCGAGAGCGTTCCCGCACCCGCCCCCGAGCCGGCCCAGTCGCGCAGCAATGCCGAACGGCTCGAGGCCCCGGCCGGAGCAGACATGACGCGCCGCCACCTGAGGGTCCTGCGCGAAGAGCACTAA